A stretch of Lathyrus oleraceus cultivar Zhongwan6 chromosome 6, CAAS_Psat_ZW6_1.0, whole genome shotgun sequence DNA encodes these proteins:
- the LOC127096035 gene encoding receptor-like protein EIX1, producing the protein MENGKTMCKEKERDPLLKFKKELHLESAMWLSSWKDNQNEDCCKWEIQCNKQTGYVQRLDFNLSYTHNFSGKISSSITELQHKKYLDLSYLYTRSQIPKFIGSFSKLRYLDLSYDGYYGKIPLQIGNLSHWDILTSLNLSRNNLTGKIISKVGNLKSLEFLDLSTNHLSGRIPSSLVQIDRLSMLDLSNNQLYGKISIGTQLQSFNASCFEKNSNLCGDPLDIKCPGEEPSKHQVPTTYDAGDDNSVFLEALYMGMVIGFFIGFVGLVGSILLLPSWRETYSKFLNTLILKTFMWWKE; encoded by the coding sequence ATGGAGAATGGAAAAACAATGTGCAAAGAGAAGGAGCGAGATCCTTTGCTCAAATTCAAAAAAGAACTTCATCTTGAGTCTGCCATGTGGTTGTCTTCATGGAAGGACAATCAAAATGAAGATTGCTGCAAATGGGAAATTCAATGCAACAAACAAACAGGTTATGTTCAAAGGCTTGATTTCAATCTTTCCTATACACACAATTTTAGCGGTAAAATCAGTTCTTCAATAACTGAGCTACAACATAAAAAATATTTAGACCTCAGTTATTTGTATACTAGGAGTCAAATCCCAAAGTTCATTGGCTCCTTTAGTAAATTAAGATATCTTGATCTCTCATATGATGGTTATTATGGGAAGATTCCTTTGCAAATAGGTAATCTTTCACACTGGGATATCTTGACTTCCTTAAATTTGTCAAGGAACAATCTCACTGGGAAAATCATTTCAAAAGTGGGAAACTTAAAGTCATTAGAATTTCTTGATCTATCAACAAATCATCTGTCTGGAAGAATCCCTTCAAGTTTAGTACAAATTGATCGTCTTAGTATGTTGGATTTGTCAAACAATCAGCTCTATGGAAAAATTTCAATTGGAACACAGTTGCAAAGCTTTAACGCTTcgtgttttgaaaaaaattcTAATCTGTGTGGAGACCCCCTTGATATAAAATGTCCTGGAGAAGAGCCATCAAAGCATCAAGTGCCAACAACTTATGATGCAGGAGATGACAATTCAGTATTTTTAGAAGCATTATACATGGGCATGGTGATAGGATTCTTTATTGGTTTTGTTGGATTGGTAGGCTCAATATTGTTACTACCCTCTTGGAGAGAAACTTACTCCAAATTCTTGAACACTTTGATATTGAAAACTTTCATGTGGTGGAAAGAGTGA